The following are encoded together in the Streptomyces asoensis genome:
- a CDS encoding cellulose-binding protein has translation MSSASVSPPGFVTVRGRGYRPEQVEAHTAALCADRDAAWERAARLTVLAREMEAEAGHLREVVTRLAPQTYEALGERARRLLQLALEEAADVRDRARGEAREHVAQAEERALEVRRAAQEEADERRAEAEERARLWLLAARAEADELRVGTRRDVKEYRGEALAALREVRQRTAGMLAEQEKEHAERWAAAEREAAGRAEALDARHERSVARAQTALSEAERALAEAGESARLLQEEAHARAAELLAEARAREERTARETERLLREHGERRDDVQAHMDHVRNSLSALTGRAVD, from the coding sequence ATGAGCAGCGCATCGGTGTCACCGCCGGGGTTCGTGACCGTTCGCGGCCGCGGATACCGGCCGGAACAGGTCGAGGCCCACACCGCCGCGCTCTGCGCCGACCGGGACGCCGCCTGGGAGCGGGCCGCCCGGCTCACGGTGCTCGCCCGGGAGATGGAGGCCGAGGCCGGGCACCTGCGCGAGGTGGTGACACGGCTCGCGCCGCAGACGTACGAGGCCCTGGGGGAGCGCGCACGACGTCTGCTCCAGCTCGCTCTGGAGGAGGCGGCGGACGTCCGCGACCGCGCGCGGGGCGAGGCGCGGGAGCACGTCGCGCAGGCCGAGGAGCGCGCCCTGGAGGTGCGCCGGGCGGCACAGGAGGAGGCGGACGAGCGGCGTGCGGAGGCCGAGGAGCGCGCCCGTCTGTGGCTGCTGGCCGCGCGCGCCGAGGCCGACGAACTGCGCGTCGGCACCCGGCGCGACGTCAAGGAGTACCGCGGCGAGGCGCTGGCCGCCCTGCGCGAGGTGCGCCAGCGCACCGCGGGCATGCTCGCCGAGCAGGAGAAGGAGCACGCCGAGCGGTGGGCCGCGGCGGAGCGCGAGGCGGCCGGGCGGGCGGAGGCGCTCGACGCGCGGCACGAGCGGTCGGTGGCCCGCGCGCAGACGGCACTGTCCGAGGCCGAGCGGGCGTTGGCGGAGGCCGGGGAGTCGGCCCGGCTGCTCCAGGAGGAGGCACACGCGCGTGCGGCCGAACTCCTCGCCGAGGCACGCGCGCGTGAGGAGCGCACCGCGCGCGAGACCGAGCGGCTGCTGCGGGAGCACGGCGAACGGCGGGACGACGTGCAGGCGCACATGGACCACGTCCGCAACAGCCTGAGCGCCCTC
- the glmU gene encoding bifunctional UDP-N-acetylglucosamine diphosphorylase/glucosamine-1-phosphate N-acetyltransferase GlmU → MSANRPAAVVVLAAGEGTRMKSAIPKVLHEISGRSLVGHVLAASRELDPENLVVVVGHAREKVTAHLSGIDPAVRTAVQEEQNGTGHAVRMGLEQLGGGVDGTVVVVCGDTPLLTGATLAALAATHHADGNAVTVLTAQVPDATGYGRIVRDDASGAVTAIVEHKDASEAVLAIREINSGVFAFDGQLLADALKKVRTDNSQGEEYLTDVLGILREAGHRVGASVAADHREIAGINNRVQLSEARRILNDRLLTAAMLSGVTVIDPATTWVDVTVTFEQDAVVHPGTQLLGATHLGEGAEVGPNSRLKDTRVGAGARVNNTVSDGADLGPDASVGPYAYLRPGTRLGAKGKIGTYVETKNASIGEGTKVPHLSYVGDATIGDYSNIGAASVFVNYDGESKHHTTVGSHCKTGSDNMFVAPVTVGDGAYTAAGSVITKDVPPGSLAVARGQQRNIEGWVARKRPGSAAAKAAETASRQAESES, encoded by the coding sequence GTGAGCGCCAATCGCCCGGCAGCCGTCGTCGTTCTCGCAGCGGGTGAGGGCACCCGTATGAAGTCGGCCATACCGAAGGTCCTGCACGAGATCAGCGGCCGCTCTCTCGTGGGCCATGTGCTCGCCGCCTCCCGTGAGTTGGACCCCGAGAACCTGGTCGTCGTCGTGGGGCACGCGCGCGAGAAGGTCACCGCGCACCTGAGCGGGATCGACCCGGCCGTGCGCACCGCCGTGCAGGAGGAGCAGAACGGCACCGGGCACGCGGTCCGGATGGGCCTGGAGCAGCTCGGCGGCGGCGTCGACGGCACGGTGGTCGTCGTCTGCGGTGACACCCCGCTGCTGACGGGCGCGACCCTCGCGGCGCTGGCGGCCACCCACCACGCGGACGGCAACGCCGTCACCGTGCTGACGGCACAGGTGCCGGACGCGACGGGCTACGGACGCATCGTGCGCGACGACGCCTCGGGCGCCGTGACCGCGATCGTCGAGCACAAGGACGCCTCCGAGGCCGTGCTGGCGATCCGGGAGATCAACTCCGGGGTGTTCGCGTTCGACGGGCAGCTGCTGGCCGACGCGCTGAAGAAGGTCCGCACGGACAACAGCCAGGGCGAGGAGTACCTGACCGACGTGCTGGGGATCCTGCGGGAGGCCGGTCACCGGGTCGGGGCTTCCGTGGCCGCCGACCACCGCGAGATCGCCGGGATCAACAACCGTGTGCAGCTGAGCGAGGCGCGCCGGATCCTCAACGACCGGCTGCTGACCGCGGCGATGCTGTCGGGGGTGACCGTGATCGACCCGGCGACGACCTGGGTCGACGTCACCGTCACCTTCGAGCAGGACGCCGTCGTGCACCCCGGTACGCAGCTGCTGGGCGCCACGCACCTCGGCGAGGGCGCCGAGGTGGGTCCGAACAGCCGGCTGAAGGACACGAGGGTGGGTGCGGGGGCCCGGGTGAACAACACGGTGTCCGACGGCGCCGACCTCGGCCCGGACGCGTCGGTGGGGCCGTACGCCTATCTGCGGCCGGGCACGCGGCTGGGGGCGAAGGGCAAGATCGGCACGTACGTGGAGACGAAGAACGCCTCCATCGGCGAGGGCACGAAGGTCCCCCACCTGTCCTACGTCGGGGACGCGACGATCGGTGATTACAGCAACATCGGTGCGGCCAGCGTCTTCGTGAACTACGACGGGGAGAGCAAGCACCACACCACCGTCGGCTCGCACTGCAAGACGGGTTCGGACAACATGTTTGTGGCTCCTGTCACGGTCGGGGACGGCGCGTACACCGCCGCCGGGTCCGTGATCACCAAGGATGTGCCGCCCGGTTCGCTGGCCGTGGCCCGTGGTCAGCAGCGCAATATCGAGGGCTGGGTGGCCCGTAAGCGTCCGGGCAGCGCCGCGGCGAAGGCGGCCGAGACGGCCTCCCGCCAGGCCGAAAGCGAAAGCTGA
- a CDS encoding ribose-phosphate diphosphokinase — protein MTGIKTTGEKKMMFFSGRAHPELAEEVAHQLGVGVVPTKAFDFANGEIYVRYQESARGADCFLIQSHTAPINKWIMEQLIMIDALKRASARSITVIVPFYGYARQDKKHRGREPISARLIADMMKTAGADRILTVDLHTDQIQGFFDGPVDHLFALPLLADYVGSKVDREKLTVVSPDAGRVRVADRWCDRLGAPLAIVHKRRDKDVANQVTVHEVVGEVKGRVCVLVDDMIDTGGTICAAADALFAHGAEDVIVTATHGVLSGPAADRLKNSKVSEFIFTNTLPTPGELEVDKITVLSIAPTIANAVREVFEDGSVTSLFDEQ, from the coding sequence GTGACCGGGATCAAGACGACCGGCGAGAAGAAGATGATGTTCTTCTCCGGCCGCGCCCACCCCGAGCTTGCCGAGGAGGTCGCCCACCAGCTGGGGGTCGGGGTCGTTCCGACCAAGGCCTTCGATTTCGCCAACGGTGAGATCTATGTGCGCTACCAGGAGTCGGCGCGTGGCGCGGACTGCTTCCTGATCCAGAGCCACACGGCTCCGATCAACAAATGGATCATGGAACAGCTGATCATGATCGACGCGCTGAAGCGCGCGTCGGCCCGTTCGATCACGGTGATCGTGCCGTTCTACGGCTACGCCCGTCAGGACAAGAAGCACCGCGGGCGTGAGCCCATCTCGGCCCGTCTGATCGCGGACATGATGAAGACGGCGGGTGCGGACCGCATCCTGACCGTGGATCTGCACACGGACCAGATCCAGGGCTTCTTCGACGGCCCGGTGGACCACCTCTTCGCGCTGCCGCTGCTCGCCGACTACGTCGGCAGCAAGGTGGACCGCGAGAAGCTGACCGTCGTGTCGCCGGACGCGGGCCGGGTCCGGGTCGCGGACCGGTGGTGCGACCGGCTGGGCGCGCCGCTGGCGATCGTGCACAAGCGGCGCGACAAGGACGTGGCGAACCAGGTGACGGTCCACGAGGTCGTGGGCGAGGTCAAGGGCCGGGTCTGTGTGCTGGTCGACGACATGATCGACACCGGTGGCACGATCTGCGCCGCCGCGGACGCGCTGTTCGCGCACGGCGCGGAGGACGTGATCGTGACGGCGACGCACGGTGTGCTGTCGGGTCCGGCGGCCGACCGCCTGAAGAACTCGAAGGTGAGCGAGTTCATCTTCACCAACACCCTGCCGACCCCGGGCGAGCTGGAGGTCGACAAGATCACGGTGCTGTCCATCGCGCCGACGATCGCCAACGCGGTCCGCGAGGTGTTCGAGGACGGCTCGGTGACGAGCCTCTTCGACGAGCAGTGA
- a CDS encoding SMI1/KNR4 family protein — protein sequence MTTGRLGQQAAPPNAAYAGQVVHFPDPVRAARHPRGVRMDERGYPDFSPYARAAAEIADPPEGFGVDELRLTDYVSANAALAASGHTLWDTVPSVATPHGWTWHHVVGSRRLELVPVEVKALLRHHGGVSSAVVDQAKRGTRPLQETRPAHFGLPKSGVAVTEQQVQGVEEDLGYRLPGAYRSFVKAAGGCAPVGTALDAELGLLVDQPFFTVRDEAAVNDLVYVNKCLRDHLTKDYLGVGFVQGGLLAVKVRGERAGSVWFCAYDDVRDVDPAWSPAERMERLLLPCGEDFDAFLSRLAGSPPELETVANLMVDGGFARAVPVDAASSVGE from the coding sequence ATGACGACAGGTCGGCTCGGGCAACAGGCCGCGCCGCCGAACGCGGCCTACGCGGGGCAGGTCGTGCATTTCCCGGACCCGGTCCGGGCGGCACGGCACCCGAGGGGTGTGCGGATGGACGAGCGGGGCTACCCGGATTTCTCGCCGTACGCGCGAGCGGCGGCGGAGATCGCGGATCCGCCGGAGGGCTTCGGCGTGGACGAGCTGCGGCTGACGGACTACGTCTCGGCGAACGCGGCCCTGGCGGCCTCGGGGCACACGCTGTGGGACACGGTGCCGAGCGTGGCGACGCCGCACGGCTGGACGTGGCACCACGTGGTGGGGTCGCGGCGGCTGGAGCTGGTCCCGGTCGAGGTGAAGGCGCTGCTGCGGCACCACGGCGGGGTGTCGTCGGCGGTGGTGGACCAGGCGAAGCGGGGGACGCGGCCGTTGCAGGAGACGCGTCCGGCGCACTTCGGTCTGCCGAAGTCGGGTGTGGCGGTGACGGAGCAGCAGGTCCAGGGCGTCGAGGAGGACCTCGGCTACCGGCTGCCCGGGGCGTACCGGTCGTTCGTGAAGGCGGCGGGCGGGTGCGCTCCGGTGGGCACGGCGCTGGACGCGGAGCTCGGGCTGCTGGTGGACCAGCCGTTCTTCACGGTCCGCGACGAGGCCGCGGTGAACGACCTGGTGTACGTGAACAAGTGTCTGCGCGACCACCTGACGAAGGACTATCTGGGTGTCGGGTTCGTGCAGGGCGGCCTGCTGGCCGTGAAGGTGCGGGGCGAGCGGGCCGGTTCGGTCTGGTTCTGCGCCTACGACGACGTGCGGGACGTGGATCCGGCGTGGTCGCCCGCCGAGCGCATGGAGCGGCTGCTGCTGCCGTGCGGTGAGGACTTCGACGCCTTCCTGTCGCGGCTGGCGGGCAGCCCGCCGGAGTTGGAGACGGTGGCGAATCTGATGGTGGACGGCGGGTTCGCGCGTGCGGTGCCGGTGGACGCGGCGTCTTCGGTGGGGGAGTGA
- a CDS encoding SUKH-3 domain-containing protein → MHPDRTSTTRFPVPVDAALRAAGWQPGRWDIKQAEIWADTLRDHTSPAGHRHAVFPAAVEAWAEFGGLTITPAGPGRQVAPPTLHLDPLHGLHLARTLADLGRALDTDVAPLGTETDTQGLLAIDAIGRVYALDHTGDWYLGPDIDQALGALTGGIEPVRLTAG, encoded by the coding sequence ATGCACCCCGACCGCACCTCCACCACCCGTTTCCCCGTCCCCGTGGACGCCGCCCTGCGCGCCGCCGGCTGGCAGCCCGGACGGTGGGACATCAAACAGGCCGAGATCTGGGCCGACACCCTGCGCGACCACACCTCGCCCGCCGGCCACCGCCACGCGGTCTTCCCCGCGGCCGTCGAAGCCTGGGCCGAGTTCGGCGGTCTCACGATCACCCCCGCGGGACCCGGCCGCCAGGTCGCGCCCCCCACCCTCCACCTCGACCCCCTGCACGGCCTCCACCTCGCCCGCACCCTCGCCGACCTCGGCCGCGCCCTGGACACCGACGTCGCCCCCCTCGGCACCGAGACCGACACCCAGGGGCTCCTCGCCATCGACGCCATCGGCCGCGTCTACGCCCTCGACCACACCGGCGACTGGTACCTCGGCCCCGACATCGACCAAGCCCTCGGCGCACTCACCGGCGGCATCGAACCCGTACGCCTCACCGCAGGCTGA
- a CDS encoding SUKH-4 family immunity protein, whose translation MVTFAQAQERAEEWINGDVPAYQHREVRVREFGLGFVVWAEDRAEGPRSDGGAQRLVIARDSGEATLWPAVPVGEVVRRYEEEYGRPDAPADAVPAPAARVDLNQTSFLLSPPEWLQEAADKLGIADRAEGERADAGASPDAARASGADTGPGSGADSRADSGANSVRDSGPVPGPAAGPSSGAPGSGGGVPAGGDPSLPRTQGGVPGSGLPETQAGVPGGAGAGSAPGAGGPAGPAAPAAPVGATPWAGTDTNADAGDDRSVPLPATVSAPPLSGSDDEAVPPVSAPDAKTALISGGSRLPPTAVSPALGAPGQGGSGPGGAGAGNTPAPSSSGPAAASYGYPQTPGAPGGPGTPPPVGGSHGHPQGVDVPPPPAGPGTPLRPLAANAGDIADAATSKAAPPPRRNRGAGSQPPPPPGAPGTPGARPGDTPAPPPPGPGAPGAPGGAYVPTQLVSSLGPDGIGAPVAPGTAGAPQPPGPPGAPGAPAGPNAPGGTPPGGVHHAATMLADPGRMGPGAPQPPGGPGAPGAPGAQPVPGAPGAGSPGFPGAPGGQGAVHHAQTMLAGPGAGGPGAPPPPQAPGAPGAGFPGGPGGPGFPGAPGPAPAAPGAPRPPAPPQGGPVPGQPPAYGYPQQQGLPTVGPGYQAVLRYRAQDGSEQQLIRRSAPGTPHPEWQIFHELRAMNVPPDQVLELHTELESCELPGAYCARMIREQWPQARITSIAPYGTDHASRQQGMQQLLAHQGELHQVADGPARPAPVRAPLPPVQAVPPVPPEAIGQELAGVFGPSVFRFEQAAVSRQGVPPVVAHTLVVAGLPADLGPFFWAQAQPGRPVPTLAEMAAERGVQPASDAGSYLVMGTDFGKAICVQYGTANIVAVPVEAGPGGAPVPPQFVNTGLPEFARCLALLGRMWRLRFGLNQEQAGRWTVDFQAQLASLDPAALGSPESWWSVLLEQMWDGLL comes from the coding sequence ATGGTGACGTTCGCGCAGGCGCAGGAGCGCGCCGAAGAGTGGATCAACGGGGACGTTCCGGCGTACCAGCACCGTGAGGTGCGGGTACGGGAGTTCGGACTCGGGTTCGTGGTGTGGGCCGAGGACCGGGCCGAGGGCCCGCGTTCGGACGGCGGCGCGCAGCGGCTGGTGATCGCCCGGGACAGCGGGGAGGCCACGCTGTGGCCGGCGGTGCCGGTGGGGGAGGTCGTCCGCCGGTACGAGGAGGAGTACGGCCGTCCGGACGCTCCCGCGGACGCGGTGCCGGCGCCCGCGGCCCGGGTGGACCTGAACCAGACGTCGTTCCTGCTGTCGCCGCCGGAGTGGTTGCAGGAGGCGGCGGACAAGCTGGGCATCGCGGACCGGGCCGAGGGCGAGCGGGCGGATGCCGGGGCCTCCCCGGACGCCGCTCGGGCCTCCGGTGCGGACACGGGTCCGGGCTCCGGCGCGGATTCCCGCGCGGATTCCGGTGCGAACTCCGTACGGGACTCCGGTCCGGTGCCGGGTCCCGCGGCGGGGCCGTCGTCCGGCGCGCCCGGTTCCGGCGGTGGTGTGCCCGCCGGTGGTGACCCCTCGCTTCCGCGGACCCAGGGCGGCGTGCCGGGGAGCGGGCTGCCCGAGACCCAGGCCGGGGTGCCGGGGGGTGCGGGTGCCGGCTCGGCGCCGGGGGCCGGGGGACCGGCCGGTCCCGCCGCGCCCGCCGCTCCGGTCGGTGCGACACCGTGGGCGGGTACGGACACCAACGCCGACGCCGGTGACGACCGTTCCGTTCCGCTGCCCGCCACCGTGTCCGCGCCGCCGTTGAGCGGCTCCGACGACGAGGCGGTGCCGCCGGTCTCCGCGCCGGACGCCAAGACGGCGCTGATCTCGGGCGGCAGCCGGCTCCCTCCGACGGCGGTCTCGCCGGCGCTGGGTGCTCCGGGACAGGGCGGCTCGGGACCGGGCGGTGCGGGCGCCGGGAACACCCCGGCTCCGTCGTCCTCCGGCCCGGCGGCCGCGTCGTACGGCTATCCGCAGACGCCGGGTGCGCCCGGCGGACCGGGGACACCGCCTCCCGTCGGCGGGTCCCACGGTCATCCGCAGGGCGTGGACGTCCCGCCGCCCCCGGCCGGTCCGGGCACTCCCCTGCGGCCGCTGGCGGCGAACGCCGGTGACATCGCCGACGCCGCGACCAGCAAGGCGGCGCCCCCGCCGCGCCGCAACCGGGGCGCGGGGTCGCAGCCGCCGCCTCCGCCGGGCGCGCCGGGAACCCCGGGCGCCCGCCCGGGCGACACGCCCGCGCCGCCGCCTCCGGGACCGGGTGCGCCCGGCGCCCCGGGGGGCGCCTACGTGCCCACGCAACTCGTGTCGTCCCTGGGTCCCGACGGCATCGGCGCTCCGGTGGCACCGGGTACGGCAGGCGCGCCGCAGCCGCCGGGACCGCCCGGCGCACCCGGCGCTCCCGCCGGCCCGAACGCGCCCGGGGGCACGCCTCCCGGTGGCGTCCACCATGCCGCGACGATGCTCGCCGACCCCGGTCGCATGGGTCCGGGCGCGCCGCAGCCTCCGGGCGGCCCCGGTGCGCCCGGTGCTCCTGGTGCGCAGCCGGTTCCGGGTGCCCCCGGCGCGGGTTCCCCGGGCTTCCCGGGTGCTCCCGGTGGGCAGGGCGCCGTCCACCACGCGCAGACCATGCTGGCCGGGCCCGGCGCGGGCGGTCCCGGCGCGCCCCCGCCCCCGCAGGCTCCGGGCGCTCCGGGTGCCGGTTTCCCGGGTGGTCCCGGTGGCCCCGGCTTCCCGGGCGCCCCCGGTCCGGCTCCCGCCGCCCCCGGTGCTCCGCGTCCGCCGGCCCCGCCGCAGGGCGGGCCGGTGCCGGGGCAGCCGCCCGCGTACGGGTATCCCCAGCAGCAGGGGCTGCCCACCGTGGGTCCGGGCTACCAGGCGGTGCTGCGCTACCGCGCGCAGGACGGCTCGGAGCAGCAGCTGATCCGGCGTTCGGCGCCGGGGACGCCGCACCCGGAGTGGCAGATCTTCCACGAGCTGCGGGCGATGAACGTGCCCCCGGACCAGGTGCTGGAGCTGCACACGGAGCTGGAGTCGTGCGAGCTGCCGGGCGCCTACTGCGCGCGGATGATCCGCGAGCAGTGGCCGCAGGCGCGGATCACGAGCATCGCGCCGTACGGCACGGACCACGCGAGCCGGCAGCAGGGCATGCAGCAACTGCTCGCCCATCAGGGCGAGTTGCATCAGGTGGCGGACGGTCCGGCGCGTCCGGCGCCCGTCCGTGCGCCGCTGCCGCCCGTGCAGGCGGTGCCGCCGGTCCCGCCGGAGGCGATCGGCCAGGAGCTGGCGGGGGTGTTCGGGCCCTCGGTGTTCCGCTTCGAGCAGGCCGCGGTGTCCCGCCAGGGCGTGCCGCCGGTCGTCGCGCACACGCTGGTGGTCGCGGGTCTCCCGGCGGACCTCGGGCCGTTCTTCTGGGCGCAGGCCCAGCCGGGCAGGCCGGTGCCGACGCTGGCGGAGATGGCGGCCGAACGCGGCGTGCAGCCGGCGTCCGACGCGGGCTCGTATCTCGTCATGGGCACCGACTTCGGCAAGGCGATCTGTGTGCAGTACGGGACGGCGAACATCGTCGCCGTGCCGGTGGAGGCGGGTCCGGGCGGTGCGCCCGTACCGCCGCAGTTCGTGAACACCGGGCTGCCGGAGTTCGCGCGCTGCCTGGCGCTGCTGGGGCGGATGTGGCGGCTGCGGTTCGGCCTGAACCAGGAGCAGGCGGGCCGCTGGACCGTCGACTTCCAGGCGCAGCTGGCCTCGCTCGACCCGGCGGCGCTGGGTTCGCCCGAGAGCTGGTGGTCGGTCCTGCTGGAGCAGATGTGGGACGGGCTGCTGTGA
- a CDS encoding sensor histidine kinase, with the protein MTTTGEEDTAARGGPLWWARRRSAAFDWSLGLVSAVECAVEGVPFARDAGIPPAAGVVFGLLAGSVLVVRRKWPIAVVLVSIAITPAQMGYLMGIVGLYTLAASELPRRIIASLAGMQLVGTLIVTFVRVRQSMDQGRLTIGDWFIPFAAITTSLGLTAPPLLLGMYVGARRRLMESLRERADSLERELQLLAERAEERAQWARGEERTRIAREMHDVVAHRVSLMVVHAAALQAIARKDPEKAVRNAALVGDMGRQALTELREMLGVLRSGGAGERAASVPLVAVAAAVVVEEGEGPCLSELEELVGQSAAAGMVVELWVEGEVRSYAPEVEQTAYRVVQEALTNVHKHAVGAKAHVRLAHRAGEIAMQVENGAPPEMGSVSAGLPSGGNGLVGMKERVVALGGVFVSGPTEAGGFRVSAVIPAS; encoded by the coding sequence ATGACCACGACGGGGGAAGAGGACACCGCGGCCCGGGGAGGGCCGCTGTGGTGGGCCAGACGGCGGAGCGCGGCGTTCGACTGGAGCCTCGGGCTCGTGTCCGCCGTGGAGTGCGCGGTGGAGGGCGTCCCGTTCGCGCGGGACGCGGGGATCCCGCCCGCGGCCGGGGTGGTGTTCGGGCTGCTGGCCGGTTCGGTGCTGGTGGTCCGGCGCAAGTGGCCCATCGCCGTGGTGCTGGTGTCGATCGCGATCACGCCCGCCCAGATGGGCTACCTGATGGGCATCGTGGGGCTGTACACGCTGGCCGCTTCGGAGCTGCCCCGGCGGATCATCGCCTCGCTCGCCGGGATGCAGCTGGTGGGCACGCTGATCGTGACGTTCGTGCGGGTACGCCAGAGCATGGACCAGGGCCGGCTGACCATCGGCGACTGGTTCATCCCGTTCGCCGCCATCACGACCTCGCTGGGACTCACGGCGCCGCCCCTGCTGCTGGGGATGTACGTCGGCGCGCGGCGGCGGCTCATGGAGAGCCTGCGGGAGCGGGCCGACAGCCTCGAGCGGGAGTTGCAGTTGCTCGCGGAGCGGGCGGAGGAGCGCGCGCAGTGGGCGCGGGGCGAGGAGCGCACCCGGATCGCGCGGGAGATGCACGACGTGGTGGCGCACCGGGTGAGTCTGATGGTGGTGCACGCGGCGGCGTTGCAGGCGATCGCGCGCAAGGATCCGGAGAAGGCGGTGCGCAACGCCGCTCTGGTGGGCGACATGGGCCGGCAGGCGTTGACCGAGCTGCGGGAGATGCTCGGGGTGCTGCGCAGCGGCGGGGCGGGGGAGCGGGCGGCCTCGGTGCCGTTGGTGGCGGTGGCCGCCGCCGTGGTGGTGGAGGAGGGGGAGGGGCCGTGTCTGTCGGAGCTGGAGGAGCTGGTCGGGCAGTCGGCGGCCGCGGGGATGGTGGTGGAGCTGTGGGTGGAGGGTGAGGTGCGCTCGTACGCGCCGGAGGTGGAGCAGACGGCGTACCGGGTGGTCCAGGAGGCGTTGACGAACGTCCACAAGCACGCGGTCGGCGCGAAGGCGCATGTGCGGTTGGCGCACCGGGCGGGGGAGATCGCGATGCAGGTGGAGAACGGGGCGCCGCCGGAGATGGGGTCGGTGTCGGCGGGGCTGCCGTCGGGGGGCAACGGCCTGGTGGGGATGAAGGAGCGGGTGGTGGCGCTGGGCGGGGTGTTCGTGTCCGGGCCGACGGAGGCGGGCGGTTTCCGGGTGTCGGCGGTGATTCCGGCGTCGTAG
- a CDS encoding YwqJ-related putative deaminase, whose protein sequence is MNATQTGPHTGRPDDLHTRDTAAHGTGPDDGPRTGPSGDPRIGWSATEGPGTPVLRHRRDGILPTVAAALSVRGATLTSTAARGDRAPALHPLVQDFLDTLTSAQRDRFTGRCAEALLISRHLTAADAARSRRAARRPMTNGEARKTLRQAKLTTRRIREDGDPLHGSFATPCRACTALSDHFGVRIVDPSADGS, encoded by the coding sequence ATGAACGCGACACAGACGGGGCCGCACACCGGCAGGCCGGACGACCTGCACACCCGCGACACGGCGGCCCACGGCACCGGGCCCGACGACGGCCCGCGCACCGGCCCGTCCGGCGATCCCCGCATCGGCTGGTCCGCCACCGAGGGCCCCGGCACCCCCGTCCTGCGCCACCGCCGCGACGGCATACTGCCCACCGTCGCCGCCGCCCTCTCCGTCCGCGGCGCCACCCTCACCAGCACCGCCGCGCGCGGCGACCGGGCCCCCGCCCTGCACCCGCTCGTCCAGGACTTCCTCGACACCCTCACCAGCGCCCAGCGCGACCGCTTCACCGGCCGCTGCGCCGAGGCGCTGCTCATCTCCCGCCATCTGACCGCCGCGGACGCCGCCCGCAGCAGACGCGCCGCCCGCCGCCCCATGACCAACGGCGAAGCCCGCAAGACCCTCAGACAGGCCAAGCTCACCACCCGCCGCATCCGCGAGGACGGTGACCCCCTGCACGGCAGCTTCGCCACCCCCTGCCGCGCGTGCACCGCCCTCAGCGACCACTTCGGCGTCCGGATCGTCGACCCCTCGGCCGACGGCAGCTGA